The nucleotide window CCCAAATTCAGTCAGATCAAGTTCGGGTGACCAGCAAAAGCAAAGATGATTTACAAACTGTCATAGCCCTTCTGAAAGAAAAAGAGCTTTCCATTCCCCTTCAATTTTCTAATTTTAGGTAGGATAATGGGGCGTTCGCCCAATCATTCATTTCACAACCATGAAAAAAAGTCGTGACTTTATTTCATACATATGTAGAATAGTCTTATGAGATACCTTCGGCAAGCTCTCCTAGACTGCATAGAGAAAGACCACAAAATGGCCCTGATCACAGGTCCACGTCAAGTCGGAAAAACGACCTTGGTCAAGCACATCCTCGAGGGAAAAAAAGCCGGTGATGCATACTTTAACTGGGATATCGAAAGCCATCGAAAGAGTATTTTAAGGAGTCCAGAAGATTTTTGGCGAGAAAAAATCGTGGAAAATGCCCATCCTTGCATCGCCCTAGATGAAATTCACAAATATCCCCGTTGGAAAAAATTTTTAAAAGGGCTTTTTGACGCGGTTGGCGATAAAACCCAAATCATGATCACTGGCAGTGGACGGCTGAATACTTACCAGAGAGGCGGAGATTCTCTCTTTGGACGCTATCACCTCTTTCACCTTCATCCGTTAAGTGTGGGAGAAATCACCCGCCAAGAAAAAGATAAAATCTTCTCTCCCCAAGAGACCGTTGATTCTTTAATGAGAGAACCTGGCCTACCCAACTCAAAAGCGACCCTTGAAAAATTATTTACACTCAACGGGTTCCCAGAACCTTTTTATAAAAATGATCCTAACACCCTGCATCGTTGGCGTAGAGAACACCGCCAACTGATTATCCGTGAAGATCTTCGCGACCTGACGCGAATTCGTGAGATCGGACTGATTGATGCCCTTGTTGAACTTCTTCCGGAACGGGTCGGATCAACCCTCTCCCTTAATGCATTAAGAGAGGATTTAGAAGTGTCGTTTAATACCGTCAAAAACTGGATTCAGACTCTAAGCTCTCTTTATTACCTTTTTTCGATACGGCCGTTTCAAGGACGACTTGCCCGAACGCTTAAACAAGAGGCCAAGGTTTATCTTTTCGATGGAAGTGTGATTCAAAAAGAAGGGCCCCGCTTTGAAAACATGGTTGCGCTTCATCTCCTTAAAGCCTGTGACACCTGGAATGATTTAGGATACGGCGATTTCGAACTTCATTATGTCCGTGATAAAGAA belongs to Chlamydiota bacterium and includes:
- a CDS encoding ATP-binding protein, giving the protein MALITGPRQVGKTTLVKHILEGKKAGDAYFNWDIESHRKSILRSPEDFWREKIVENAHPCIALDEIHKYPRWKKFLKGLFDAVGDKTQIMITGSGRLNTYQRGGDSLFGRYHLFHLHPLSVGEITRQEKDKIFSPQETVDSLMREPGLPNSKATLEKLFTLNGFPEPFYKNDPNTLHRWRREHRQLIIREDLRDLTRIREIGLIDALVELLPERVGSTLSLNALREDLEVSFNTVKNWIQTLSSLYYLFSIRPFQGRLARTLKQEAKVYLFDGSVIQKEGPRFENMVALHLLKACDTWNDLGYGDFELHYVRDKEKREVDFLIANGKKPWALIECKYSDKTIDRSLLYFQERLKPTYAFQAVYALEENVHYKTSSGIFLTSATHFLSKLP